A window of Nicotiana sylvestris chromosome 8, ASM39365v2, whole genome shotgun sequence genomic DNA:
ATATTGAGAAAATCGTGACAGCCTGATTCAAAACGCACAATATTTAATAATATGTCAATATACATATAATCTATGTGTATATGCATGTATAAGCACCTCATATTTATTGGCATGCAGGAGCACCCTTAGCCGCATTGCTGTCACCAGCCGCTATGTGGCAGAAGCCAAAGTGTGAAATTATTCCtagctttgttatttctaaataATGAGGTAATGCTGGGGTTTAGTATCTATCACACGTTTTTCCTCAACAAATTaatattttgttcttttctaaTGCACATTAACTTAATCGCATTCAATATTTATactaaattatattaatttataATTAAGAATTGATCTTCCAAATTTTTTAATCCGGTCGGAGCAGTTCTAATCTGTAAGGCAAAATCAGGAACTGGAATTATATTGTAATAGATGTAGCAACAAGAGGTAGAAAAATAGACTAAATAAATAGAGAGTTTAGCAAAAACAATGAATCTTGGTTCAATAATTCTTCTAAGTAAattagaaaaagtaaacaaaggaaTGATATAAACTATTTGTGTATATCTCTTGTTGTCAAAATGATTAAATGTAAAAGAAACAAGACGgtgcaaataaaaaaaaatgggatttttacctatctataccatatatcaaatcttattaccaaaaatgttcataatttgttatttaTCCGTGTAGTTcacacttttactacaaattatataccaatccaaaaataggtAGATTTTGCCATAAAAAAGCCCTAAAATGAGGCACAAGATCTGCGTGTGATTATGTCAACATCAAATTCGAATTGCTGCGtaattctctccttcctcaacGGAAAGAGATCTCTCTTCTCTCACTCAACTACAATTCTCAAAAAACGCAAGCTACTGAAGCTCCAGTAATCAAACGGAAAGGAGATTtctgttcttcatcttcatcttcatcttcatctgttcttccatatattttccaccattgatagccattaaaaagcttgaaagctttgaattcaaatttgggttttcaaaaatcattatttgtttggattgggtgttgttgtaaataattcggaatatgtttaggagtttatatctcaattttgaggggttttggtgaagattagacttggttttgactgaattttagattgaaactcgaagaagaagaagaagaagaagaagaagaagaagaagaagaagaagaagaagatccagaaattgtagataaattgtagttaaattgtagaattgtagatatattgtagataaattgtagataaattgtagatgaattgtagattgggaagactaaaacttctacaaatcttctacaattatgtcgaaaatgccaattatgctacaattgaaatgagaatttggatattaaaattcaatgtatctattttgtagatatcttgtagataaattgtagattatttgtattctgattgtagatgcattattttctgttttcacaaatccaaaacgactaaagcttctacaaaatcttctgcaaaaaaaaaaatctacaatttatctataatttttctaatttgactacaatttgactacaaaatatctacaaattctaGAAATatgtcttcctcatcttcttcttcgaatTTCAATCGACTGTGTTAACCAGTAACCTTCAACCACtgtccaaaaaaaaaataggtcAAAGAATTTCGAACTCTTTGCCATTATTATTTCCGGTGGGAATTCAAGCGGTTGGATCAAAGAATTTAAAATTTTCTTGTGAATCTGAAAATATAATATTCTTCGACGGTGGTGGGCAGTTGGGGATGATCAACGAGAGGAAGCATAGGAACATGTGAGTTGTGTGTGTTTTGTGAACAGTTGagatgaaaggaaaaaaaaagtggGAAGATACAGTCCTATAATTATGCCTAATATAAATGAACCCTTAATTATATCCCTAATTTGAATTATGATATAGAAATAgtaatttggtatgcttaaatgtaataaacacaaacattaaacattgagggtaataaaaTTTAATATATGGTATAAATAGATAAAAATCCCATAAAAAAACTACTAAATTGGTTTACAGACTTCTAACGGGCAGCGACAATCTACAACTCTGTTTACTGATTCGATAGCACTCGGTAACTTTAACTCAACTCCTATATTTGTATCAAGAAATTCGACTTAATACGTACGAAATAAATTTATCTAAAATCATAAACTCAAAATTCTATCTTAATACGTACGAAATAAATTTATCTAAAATAATAAATTTATCTAAAATCATAAACTCAAAATTCTATCTCCAACCCTGCTAATGAGAAATCATATTTTGTTGAAATCTTAAGACAATTCATTTGTCCTAAGCAATTTCATTGGTCTCAAGAATCCCATTGAAGAAGATGTTCCGTTATTCTCTTCCAACAAATTGTTGGAGTTCAAATCCGAGGAGCAAGCCTCTTCATCCTGCATAATTAGTAGAGTATATATTAGTCCTAAAATTGTAAAGAGACGGATCCAACATATAAATTATGAATGCACAATGGAATATATGTAGATGCCGATCAACGACAGATGTAGCTTTTGAGCCATCAATTTAATTGAACCTAatattctttttgaaagaaaacatagttatatatatatatataaaaaatcacaaaatcttTTCTCAACTCATAATTTCAAAAGAGTATCGAGTAACTGTAAACGATTAAGTTCAAATTCTGATTCCGTTATCAATTCAAGATTTAACTAGATGGATTCAATTTTTTATTGGTCCAACTGAACCCAATAATCTTTGACACACAGTGGCAGAGCCATATAGCTCCAACGGGTGTAAATGTCGCTGAAAAATTACACTGTTTTGATAggtaaactattttttttatgtatatatatcatGTATTGAACCCCTTTTTCATGTatttacttttttaaaattttgactcTACTTGGCTTCATTATAAAAGAGCAACCCGGTGCACTAAACTTCCGCCGAGCCACAACAGGTTACTGTCTGTAAAAGACTATTTCCACGGCTTAAACCATATAATTGATACAATATATAAATGTacgttaaaacttaataaaattaTCAACAAGTATTATATTCGAAACTCATAATAAAAACTTAAAGGATGAACACATTAAATTGTAAATTTTGAAATAAGTGAATATATCACCTACCTCATAATGGAGGCAATCACTTTCCCTTAATCGCTTCTTCCACGGAGAAGAAACAGCCGCCGTGTCACCGCCGTCTCCGGCAGCTAAATCTCCATAACTGCcggtagaagaagaagaagaaattgaCGGAGAAGACGACAAAGGAACAACTTGATTCTCAGTATCTTCATTATCATCACCATATTCATCATCAAAATCACTCTCACTTTCATATTCTTCGTCTTCATCAGTTTCTGTTTCATAATTTTCTTCAACCCTTTCTTCATTTTGGTTCTGCAAATGAACGGCGGCGGCCGCCGAGGTATTTTCAAGACAAGAATTGCAGAGGGAAAGTGTAGGTGAAAGTTTTGAACCAGAAGCTGACCAAGGAGTTAGTGATTGACATGAATTACAAAGAAGATTTCTTGAATGTTTAGCTACAAGAAAATTAGCACAATGAACTTTTGTATCACAATCCCAACAAAGACTTGCTTGATCTGATTCACAATACATTCTTGCCTTGTTTTTCTCACacaactcacaatttttcttgttCATATCTATTTTTTCCCCAAGAAAATAGGATAATAAGGATGACGTCTCAGTCTCGAATAAGTTGAGGTCGGCTTTTTCAAGAAAATAGGAGTAGTTGGGGGTTGAGTGAATTTGTTTTTCAAGAAAATGAATTAATAATAATTACGTTCCAGTTTTAAACATGTTGAGGTCCATCTCTTAAAAATACAGGAGCTTCAAGAAAATAGGAGTAATTGGAGGTTGAGTGATATAAATTTTCAAGAAAATGAAACTACAATAACGACATCTTAATCTCAAATAAGTTGAGTTCGATTCTTAAAAAATAGAGGAGCTTCAAGAAAATAGAAGTAATTGGGGGTTAGTGATTTGAGTTTTCAAGAAAAGAGAACAATAACAACTatgagttttcaaaaatataggAAATTCAAGAAAATAGGAGTAATTAGGGGCTGAGTGATATgaattttcaagaaaataaaacTACAGTAACGCCGCCTTAATCTCAAACAAGTTGAGTTCGATCTCTTAAAAAATACAGGAGCTTTAAGAAAATAGAAGTAATTGGGGGTTGAGTGATTTCAGTTTCGAAGAAAATAGAACAACAATAACTACGCCTCAATCTCGATCGATCAATCAAAAATATATGAGCTTCAAGAAAATAGGAGGAATATTTGAGGGTTGAGTGATTTGGGGTTTAATAATGTTTTGAGGGTTTTAAAGTTTATGGAATTTGGATGGACAAAGCTGAAAATAGGGGATAGAAAGTGTGCAACTAGTAATCTTATATTATATTGGAAGAATTGCCTCTCCTATTTGGGAATGGGTCccctatttttttttcttgtatATATTTCTATGGCTATTACGCTTCTAGCAAGGTGCTACCTAGCTGCCTACTGAAAATATTAAACAATCAAGTTGCATTTAATTTATATGcaaatatgtattttttttattaatttgatATAAAtactcgatatatatatatatattattaattcTTAAATATTAACAatgtaacaatatatatatatatatattatattggaaGAACTCCCCTATTAACAATTCTTAAATACTCATCAATAATAAGTATAGGATAATAACTTGGAATTTCGATATGTTATTTGTTACTATAAGTTATTCTATCCCTCCTAATTTATGTGATACTATTTCATTTTTGATCAGTATAAAAGAcaatgacatatttttatatttagtattaacaatttaactttaaaatattCAATTTATTCCTGATGAGATTATTTATATTCACACAAATATTAATGACTCAAGCACAAGAGTTTTTTAGACCATAAATTTCAAAATTCTTCGTTTATTTCTTAAACTATGTGTCCAGTTAAATACCTTCACATAATGTGAGATAAAGGGAGTAAAATACAATGATAGTATAAAAATTATTTATACTCTCAATATATATAAATTAGCTtcttttttaaaatgttaaattgTTATTGGAATATTCATATTCAATACAATTGAATTTTAGTGCAAAAAACTCGTTGGGAACAGACAAGTTCAAATATTTTATGTTAAACTCTTGCGCTTGAGTCATTAATCTTGTACTTTATGCAAATCACTAATATTTGGTATTGCTTGAGTTGTAAAGGTTGAATGCTTTAACAGGAAATGATGgtaaaattaaaatattaattgTCAAAAGACAAGGGTCAAGAAACAATAAGATCATAATAATATTCATTTCTCCCTTCTTAAGCCGCACAAAAGATTTGAATGGATACGTATTAGGAATATTTATAGTTTTACCTTCTTTCTTTAGTGAACAACTTGAGGCCAACTCTGAGGCAAAAAAAAGTCATAGAACTTTCGGAGTAATTAATTCCCGGATTAGTTATTTTGATATGATAAACACTTATCAACACCGGGTGTTTGCACCAAATTATATTAACTCACAAACAAGTTAATCTGATATTATTTCTTAATTGTTAATCTGGCAGATATAAGTTATCTCGGTACTATTtttaatttgaaataatttatcCTAGGATTAGTAACCAAACAAGAGATAAGACAATACTCAATTTTTATcccaaaattatttttatttatccaTATACCCAATAACCCCTTATCGCACTGCGTGAGTTCGATTCCTACTCTTGCATTGGCTCAAACTTTTTAATCGATAACGATGCCTCCGCCACTTTCAAATTCTGAATCGACATATTAAGATTCGATTATATCCGAATTTGTATGAACATTCTAATATTCGAGTTAAAACGCTCTCTAACATAAATGACTTTATACCTAAATTTAAACTCGAAACCTTTAATTAAAGAATAAAGTCACATAATAATTCTAAACAGGAAGGATATTTTCTTTATGCAAGTGGCTTCGAATAGCATAGGGAACAACGTGTTATAATGACCAAAGAAATTAGATTCTGTGTGTTTGCTTATATGGCTAATTTTAGTCCACATAAGAGATTGACCCATGTGAAACCCACCTGCATTCCATGGCCTTCAATTTTTGATTATCTGTCTTTTTTGGATAATTATCAATGTCTTAGAtatggagaaaaagaaaaaagaatgacTTGGATAAGGGTGTCAAAATAATTTAGCCTGATCCACTTGTTCTATCTTATCTTGAATAACTTTGATAAAGGTCTTAACAAAGGAAAATTTATACTTTTAAGTAGGTTGTTTGAAGTGTTATGGCATTTTAAATTTATGCATACTTTTCtttgtattttaattttatgtttttgatGAACTGATATAAAGCCATAAAAATATCTATAATTTATTTTG
This region includes:
- the LOC104222784 gene encoding B-box zinc finger protein 23-like gives rise to the protein MNKKNCELCEKNKARMYCESDQASLCWDCDTKVHCANFLVAKHSRNLLCNSCQSLTPWSASGSKLSPTLSLCNSCLENTSAAAAVHLQNQNEERVEENYETETDEDEEYESESDFDDEYGDDNEDTENQVVPLSSSPSISSSSSTGSYGDLAAGDGGDTAAVSSPWKKRLRESDCLHYEDEEACSSDLNSNNLLEENNGTSSSMGFLRPMKLLRTNELS